The Humidesulfovibrio mexicanus DNA window CCGCAATGTCCTGGTAGTAGCGCCCGCCGAAGGTGCCGCCCCTGTCCTCGAAGGGCACGGCTGCGAAGCGGTCGCGCCAGGCGTTTTGCGTGGCAAAGGTGCGGCTCCACAACTCTTCCGGGCTGGGGAACGCGGGCGCGTCGCCCTCGGCCCCGGTGTCCATGTCGATGCCATAGATGGCCTGGCCGTTGGTGGAGTAGGTGAAGCGGGTCGCCAGCTTCTGCGCGTAGCGCTTGGCCTGGGCTGCGCCCTCGGTGTGCGGCAGGTCCCACTTCTTGGCCTCGACCACTGCCAGTTTGCGGTTGCGGAACACCAGCACATAGTCGGCGATTTCCGGCCTTGTGCGCGTGCCTGCGCCCTGCAAGCGGCCTTGGGTGATTTGGAATTCGCGCAGAATGCGGCTGCCTTCCACCACGCCCCAGCCCGCCGCTTTCAGGGCGGGGTCGATGTGCTCGGCGCGGGTTTCGGCTTCGTTCATGATTTCTTGGGGGTTAGCGGCTTCTTGGCGCTTTTGCTTGGCGGCAGCATGTTGTCCCCGGTCACGACTTTGGTTCCAGTCCGTTCTTCCAGCTCTTGCCGCGCCTTGCGGGCGATGGCTCCCCCGGTCTTGGCCGCCTGCTGGTTTTCCCCCATGCCTGTCGCCTCGACGCTCTCGGCTATCTGCCGGGTCGAAAGCTCGGCCAGTGCCGTGAAGATCAGTTCCGCCTCGGTCATGTGGTCGCGCAGGTTCTGGGTGCTCAGGCCCTTTAGCCCCTTGTGCGACTTCACGCTGACGCCGGACCACTCCTGGTGGATGATGTTGGTGAGGATGGCGTATTCCTCGCCCTTCTTGATGTCGTGTTCGGACCAGTAGTCGGTGAGCTTGTTGCGCGTCTGCTGCCCGAGCATGCGCTGCTGAATCCACTTCTCGCTGCGCCCGTGCTGTTGCCAGGTTTCGCGGGCGCGGTTCAGCGAAAGCGCGGGGTCGGCCATTTCCTGCATCCGCTCGTACCCCACCTTGGCCAGCCAAAGCTTGATGGGCTCGGCCCTGGGGCTCGGCACGGACTGCACAAGGCGCAGCAGCGTCTCGGCGGTGGCGACGTCGGTGAGATATTTTTTGCCGTCGGCTGCGGTCAATTTCAGTCGGTTACATTTTGTAACCAACTCGCTTCCTTCCTTCCCAAGACGGTTTTTCAAGACCTTCCAGTAGTTTCTGGCCGCTTGGTAGTCCGGCTGCTGGGTCAGCACCTGCACAATGTCGACCACGGAAAACCACCAGATTTCAGCCGCTTCGTCGTAGACGCGGCGAATCTGGTGCTCGTCGAAAAGGGCGGTCTGCGTTTCCATATGCCTGCCCCTATAACTCGCCGCTGAAGGCTTTGTGAAGCAGGGATTTCTTGAGTTCGTCCAGGGCGGCCTGCTTTTGCTGGTAGATGGATTCGAGGCGCTGAACCTCAGTGCTGAGGTCGTCCAATTGCTTCGTGATCTCCTCTTGGACCGAGAGGCTTGGGAAAAAGAAAAGTTCGTTTTCAAACGTGCCAAGGTTGATATTGTCTTGAGCGCTTCCTTTTCCCTTAGCCTTCAAGGCTGCTTTCACGGCTTGGAGCAGGTATTCAAGGAAGTGGTTGCTGGTATGCTTATCGTCGACGACTATGCCAATCACACTATCTGGGAAGCAGGCATCAAAGTTCAAAATGCCTGTCTCTGCAATGTTCGCAGCAATGGTTATACAGAGCGTTCCTTTCGGCCAAAGCTTGCTTTGCGCAAGCCCAGCTTCGCTGTAGGTCTGCGTGTACTCGGTAATCAGGTGCTCTGAATTTCGGACATCCCCGGTCTGGATGAAGGGATACGGCCCTCCGTAGAGTTTGGGGGCATTGCGTGGCCGGTGCTTGGATTTGCCCCGCCCAAAGTCTACGGCGACTTGGCGTAGTGTTTTGCCTTCCCACCCCTCGCCCCGCTGCGTGAACACCGCCTGCAAATGGCTCTCGAACAACTCCCGCGCGTTTTTGAGGTTCTGCTCGGCGTTGGCCTTGGCAGTGGCGATGCCGTCGAAGGCGTCGTCGAGGAGGGCGACGATGCGCTGTTGTTCGGGGAATTGTGTGTATCTTATATTAATAGATTTCAATAGTTTGTAGTGCCGCGCATACCCGAGAGAATCAAGGTTAACACTCTGGAGTTGATAGTAGAAAAATTTAGTAGAAAGGAACTCCTTTGGCAGGAGAATTTTCACACCGTCTGCACCAATCACAAAGTCAAAGTCCACGTATTTTAGAACTTTTGTGTGGTCGCCAAAAATTATGACAGGCCTGTCTACTCGGTAAAGTGCTGTGTCATCATCCCAGTAACCATTAATAAAGGCGACTTCCTGCGACACTATCGGGTGTTGGCCCTTTTCCAGAAAATCCTTTCGCTGAACCTTGGGCGTGTAGACTACATGCAGGATGCAGTCTTCGAAAGGACGAGTCTTCCACCCCTCCTTCACAACAGCCCCCTCACCCTCGCCAGCACTTCCGCGCTCTCGGCGTCGAGCCGGGCGATCTCGTCCATGATGTCTTCCGGGCTGCGGAGAGAGACCTCCTCACCGCCCTTCGGGTTCTTCACCGAGAGATCGAAGGTGCCCTGGTCGATGCTGGCCGCATCCACGGACCAGGACTGCGGCGAGTCGGCAAAGGTCTTCTGCTGGGCCAGGAAGTCGGCCAGGTCGTCGTCGTTCAGCGGGTTGGTCTTGCCCATGTTCCGGCCAGGGTTCAGCTGGTAGTACCAAACCTTGCGCGTGGGCGCGCCCTTCTCGAAGAAGAGCACCACGGTTTTTACGCCCGCGCCCTGGAAGGTGCCGCCCGGCAAATCGAGCACCGTATGCAGGTTGCAACTCTCCAACAAGAGCTTGCGCAGGCTCACGGAGGCGTTGTCCGTGTTGGACAGGAAGGTGTTCTTGATGACGATGCCGGCCCGGCCCCCGGCTTTGAGAATCTTGATGAAGTGCTGCAGGAACAGGAACGCGGTTTCCCCGGACTTGATGGGGAAGTTCTGCTGCACCTCCTTGCGCTCCTTGCCGCCAAAGGGCGGATTGGCCAGCACCACGTCGTAGCGGTCGCGCTCCTGGATGTCGGCCAGGTTCTCGGCCAGCGTGTTGGTGCGGATGATGTTCGGCGCCTCGATGCCGTGCAGGATCATGTTCATGATGGCGATGACGTAGGCGAGGCTCTTCTTCTCCTTGCCGTAGAAGGTGCGCGTTTGCAGCGTGTCCAGGTCGCTGGTGGTCAGGCCCGGCGTGCGGGTCAAGGAGTCATAGGCCTCGCACAAAAAGCCCGCGGAACCCACTGCGCCGTCGTAGATGCGCTCGCCAATCTTGGGTTGCACCACCTGGATGATGGCGCGGATGAGCGGGCGCGGGGTGTAGTACTCGCCGCCGTTGCGCCCGGCGTTGCCCATGTTCTTGATCTTGGCCTCGTAGAGGTGCGAGAGTTCGTGCTTCTCCACCTGCGACCGGAAGCGCAGCTCGTCGATGTGCTCGATGATCTCGCGCAGGTTGTAGCCGCTATGGATCTTGTTCTTGATCTCGCTGAAGATCTCGCCGACCTTGTACTCGATGGTGTTGGGGCTGCTGGCGCGCTGCTTGAACCCGCGCAGATAGGGGAACAGCTTGTGGTCCACGAACTCGGTCAGGTCAGGCCCGCCCAGCGCAGTGTTGTGGTCGAGTTTGCCGTCCGGCCCTTTGGGCGCGGCCCAGCTTTCCCAGCGATAGGGCGCGTCGAGGATGAATTCGTAAGTCTTGCCGGAAAGCACGGCCTCCATGGCCTTTTCGCGCTCCAGGTCGTCCAGGTACTTGAGGAAGAGCAGCCAGGAAGTCTGCTCGGTGTAGTCCAGTTCGGTGGCGCAGCCAGCCTCTTTCCAGAGGATGTCGTCAACGTTCTTGAAGGCTTGTTCGAACATGGGGCGCGGGTTCCTTGCAGGGGGCGTTTGCCGGACGCGGGCCAGGGCGGGCGAGCGCGAGGCTGGAGAAGTCACTAGCGGCTAGGCCAGGGTATGTCAAAACGGGGAGGAGAGGTGCGTGATACTCGGCCCATGCTACCCTACCTTTGGCCCATGCTACCCCGAAAAACCGCCATGCTCCCCCGCAAGGGAAATGCGCAAGCAACGTGACCCGTCTGCCCCTTTTCGGACCAGTTGAAACTTGCGAGAGCGGCCCCCAGAGAAGCAAGGGGGAGCCATGAGGAAGGGATGATTTTCCGAGGAGCAGATGGTGGGCATCCTGCGCGAAGCCGACTGCGATCCGGTGGCCCAGGTGGCCAGGAAGCACGGCATCAGCGAGCAGACGATTTACACCTGGCGCCAGCGCTTCAGCGGCATGAACGCTGACGAAGTGAAGCGTCTGCGGCAGCTGGAGCACGAGAATTCGCGCCTGAAAAAGCTTCTGGCCGAGCGCGACCTCGAAATCGAGGTGATGAAGGAGAGAGCCGCAAAAAAATGGTGAGCGTACCCGCCAGACGCCAGCAGGCGGCCTTTGCGCTTCGGCGCGGGGTGTCCCAGCGCAAGGAGTGTGCGCTGTTCTCCTAGGCCCGTTCAGCGCTCTGCTACGAGTCGCGCATGGCGCTTCGGGACGCCACGCTCGTGGCGTTGCTGATGGTGCGGCCGGCCCAATACCCCCGATACGGCTACCGCCGGATTGCGGTGTTCATGGAGCGCGAAGGCCATAAAATGGGGCCGGACAAGGCCTACCGACTCTGGTGCGCGGCAGGCCTGCAAGTGCCGAGGAAGCGTCCTCGCAAGCGGGTTGCAGCCTTCCGGCCCAGGCCAAGCGCGCCGAGTGTCGCCAACGGGGGCCGGGCATACGACTTCGTATTCGACGCCTGCGCCAACGGCCAGCAGGTGAAGTGCCTGACCGTCGTCGATGAGTTCATCCGCGAGAGCCTGGCCATCGACGTTGCCGGGAGCATCCGTTCGGGCCGTGTGATTGGAGTGCTTGCGCGCCTTGTCAGCGAGCGCCCTCGGGCAGGGCGTTGGGGGACGGGTGCAGACCGCCTGAATCCAATGCGCACCCGTGGTCCAGGGCTAGTCCCTCGCATCGGCGACGCTTTTTACCGCAAAGGCGTAGGCGGCCAGAGAGCAGGCCGCCAGCACCAGCAGCGAGACCATGGGCGGCTCCGTGCCCGTTGCGGCGGCCCTGGCCGCGCGCGAGGCATGGGTCAGAGGCAGGCAGAGCAGGATGGTCTGCGCCCAGTCCGGCAGACGCTCCACGGGAAAGAACGTGCCGCCCAGGAAGGCCATGGGCGTGATGACAAAGCTGGTGAGCATGGCCTGGTCCGCGTGGGACTTGATGCGCATGGCCAGCCCCACGGCCAGCGAGGCGAAGAAGAAGGCGTTGAGCCCAAGGGCAAGCCAGAGGCCAGGCCCCAGACCGGGCCGGATGCCGAAGGCCAGCCCCAGGCCCAGCACGGCGAGCACCGCCAGAAAAGCCCTGGTCATGCCCGCCAGCACCTCGCCCAGCACGTATCCTCCGGGCGACACCGGCGCGGCCTGGATTTCCTCGAAGATGCGCCAGTAGAAGCGGGCGATGTTGATCTCTCCGGCGATGGCCCAGGACTGGGTCATGCTGCTCATGGCCGCAAGGCCGGGCAGCAGGAAACGCAGGTACTCGCGGCCAAGTCCGCCGCCCTCGTGCTGCCCCATGGCCCAGCCAAAGGCCAGCAGGTACAAGAGCGGCGACACGCTCATGGTGGCCAGGGTCTTCCACAGCCTGCGCCGCAGAAGCAGCGCCTCGCGGTAGTATACGGCGCTCCAGCCCCGGATCATGCGGAGGCCCCGTTGGTGAGCTTGCGCCCGGTGGTGGCGTGGAACACGTCCTCCAGGTTCACCCGCCGCAGGGTGAAACTGCCCGGCCCGGCTGCGCCAAAAGCCTGCGCTTCCTCGCGCCCGCGGAAGCAGGAGGTGCGCATGTCCGCGCCGTTCAGCACGTCCACGGCCCAGGCGCCCAGGCCGTCCATGAGCTCGGACGGGGGGCCCAGGGCCACCACGCGCCCCCGGTCCAGGAAGGCCACGCGGTCGGCCAGGAACTCGGCCTCCTCAATGTAGTGCGTGGTGAGCAGGATGGTGGTGCCGGACTCGCGGATGCGCTTCATCACGGCCCAAAGCTTGCGGCGGATGGAGGGGTCAAGCCCCACGGTGGGTTCGTCCAGGAACAGCACGCGCGGCTCGTGCATGAGGGCGCGGGCGATCATCACCCGACGCCGCTGCCCGCCTGAGAGTTCGCGCACCAGCGATCTCCGCCGCTCGGCGATCTCCAGCTTTTCCAACGCCTCGGCGGCGCGGCTTCGGCGCATCGCGGCGGACATGCCGAACAACCGGCCATGCACGTCCAGATTCTCGGCCACCGACAGGTCCTGATCCAGGTTGACGGCCTGCGCCACCACCCCGCACAGCGCTTTGACCCGCGTTGGCTCGGCAACAACATCGACCCCGTCGATCAGCGCACGCCCTCCATCGGGCAGGGACAGGCCGGTGAGGATGCGGATGGTCGTGGTCTTTCCCGCGCCGTTGGGGCCCAGGTAGGCAAAGAGCTCACCGGGCCGCACGCGCAGGTCCACCCCGGCAAGGGCTTTCCTGGGGCCGTAGTTCTTGGCGAGACCTTCTAGAACTATCACACAGAATTCTCCAGAATCTCATTTTCGAGGGCGTTGTTAGCATACGATGCCGACATTGAAAAGTGCCTTGTGCTACGTTTTGTTATTGGGTATGCACCACTGCGAGCAATCTGTTCAGGGGGGGCCATGCTGGGGAAGAGAACCGCCAAGAGGGCTGCCGGACGGGCCTGCCTGGCGCGCGCCGTCGCGTTCGTGTGTCTGCTTGCGCTGTGCGCTTGCGGCCGCGGGAGCGGAAACGACGGCACGGGCGAGGCCGTGCGTGTCGCCGACGCCACGGGCCGCGAGGTGCTGGTCAAGC harbors:
- a CDS encoding ABC transporter ATP-binding protein, with product MIVLEGLAKNYGPRKALAGVDLRVRPGELFAYLGPNGAGKTTTIRILTGLSLPDGGRALIDGVDVVAEPTRVKALCGVVAQAVNLDQDLSVAENLDVHGRLFGMSAAMRRSRAAEALEKLEIAERRRSLVRELSGGQRRRVMIARALMHEPRVLFLDEPTVGLDPSIRRKLWAVMKRIRESGTTILLTTHYIEEAEFLADRVAFLDRGRVVALGPPSELMDGLGAWAVDVLNGADMRTSCFRGREEAQAFGAAGPGSFTLRRVNLEDVFHATTGRKLTNGASA
- a CDS encoding BRO family protein; its protein translation is METQTALFDEHQIRRVYDEAAEIWWFSVVDIVQVLTQQPDYQAARNYWKVLKNRLGKEGSELVTKCNRLKLTAADGKKYLTDVATAETLLRLVQSVPSPRAEPIKLWLAKVGYERMQEMADPALSLNRARETWQQHGRSEKWIQQRMLGQQTRNKLTDYWSEHDIKKGEEYAILTNIIHQEWSGVSVKSHKGLKGLSTQNLRDHMTEAELIFTALAELSTRQIAESVEATGMGENQQAAKTGGAIARKARQELEERTGTKVVTGDNMLPPSKSAKKPLTPKKS
- a CDS encoding restriction endonuclease subunit S, which codes for MSQEVAFINGYWDDDTALYRVDRPVIIFGDHTKVLKYVDFDFVIGADGVKILLPKEFLSTKFFYYQLQSVNLDSLGYARHYKLLKSINIRYTQFPEQQRIVALLDDAFDGIATAKANAEQNLKNARELFESHLQAVFTQRGEGWEGKTLRQVAVDFGRGKSKHRPRNAPKLYGGPYPFIQTGDVRNSEHLITEYTQTYSEAGLAQSKLWPKGTLCITIAANIAETGILNFDACFPDSVIGIVVDDKHTSNHFLEYLLQAVKAALKAKGKGSAQDNINLGTFENELFFFPSLSVQEEITKQLDDLSTEVQRLESIYQQKQAALDELKKSLLHKAFSGEL
- a CDS encoding ABC transporter permease — encoded protein: MIRGWSAVYYREALLLRRRLWKTLATMSVSPLLYLLAFGWAMGQHEGGGLGREYLRFLLPGLAAMSSMTQSWAIAGEINIARFYWRIFEEIQAAPVSPGGYVLGEVLAGMTRAFLAVLAVLGLGLAFGIRPGLGPGLWLALGLNAFFFASLAVGLAMRIKSHADQAMLTSFVITPMAFLGGTFFPVERLPDWAQTILLCLPLTHASRAARAAATGTEPPMVSLLVLAACSLAAYAFAVKSVADARD
- a CDS encoding class I SAM-dependent DNA methyltransferase, which gives rise to MFEQAFKNVDDILWKEAGCATELDYTEQTSWLLFLKYLDDLEREKAMEAVLSGKTYEFILDAPYRWESWAAPKGPDGKLDHNTALGGPDLTEFVDHKLFPYLRGFKQRASSPNTIEYKVGEIFSEIKNKIHSGYNLREIIEHIDELRFRSQVEKHELSHLYEAKIKNMGNAGRNGGEYYTPRPLIRAIIQVVQPKIGERIYDGAVGSAGFLCEAYDSLTRTPGLTTSDLDTLQTRTFYGKEKKSLAYVIAIMNMILHGIEAPNIIRTNTLAENLADIQERDRYDVVLANPPFGGKERKEVQQNFPIKSGETAFLFLQHFIKILKAGGRAGIVIKNTFLSNTDNASVSLRKLLLESCNLHTVLDLPGGTFQGAGVKTVVLFFEKGAPTRKVWYYQLNPGRNMGKTNPLNDDDLADFLAQQKTFADSPQSWSVDAASIDQGTFDLSVKNPKGGEEVSLRSPEDIMDEIARLDAESAEVLARVRGLL